The stretch of DNA ttgaatgaacaacattcatgaacttgccttacaacacatccagttagccagtgacagaatgaaaggtCAATATAATTCTCGATGCAAAAATGAAAGCTTTGAattaggtgatcttgtttggctttataatccacaaagTCGTTAAGGCTTGTTTTCTAAACTGCCACGaaaatgggaaggtccgtatgaaattaaaaagagaataaatgacctAATCTACCGAATTTAGAAGTTGCCAAAAGGTAAACTCAAAAGttgttcacataaatcgtctggcatcttatgctggctcaaatgaaacaaaaGAAGCACAGACCCTTCAATATAATTACGCAAAAAGAAAAAATGCTAGATTCGGTGTAACCACAAAAGTTCAACGGGATCTTTTTTGTTCTGGAAAAtctctctctagcccactgtgttgcagAAGACCtcgagatgactaaaggaatctcgtccgtattttataagaagttcggtcgctTAGACGAGCtcaaaaatcagcagcctaaaaTTGGAAGAGTACTGCGATTAAAAGATGGTCTTCGATCTTTgatgtatatggtgaccaggaagtcttatacggacagggcaagctacgaggatatatagCGTGCtttaactaattaaaaaaaaattatgtgcaatCATGACGTCAAACATTTGGCTGTACcaaagataggccatgcactagaaaatttAGATTGAAAGATTGtgagaagcatgcttgaagtgatcttccaaAAAACcagcgtacgaattactgtgtatTGCAAATAACTGAAGAAGTCGTGCCTATTAAAGTCaatagactgttatttcttcttgaggtGTTCATGCAGAACtagagagtcctgtagattcacCACCCTCGGCCTACATATAGATttactgatcgggacgctcagatctaagaggggagcagtatAACGAACAAGCTTATTTCGACGTACCCCATATACCGGTTGCATCTCGAGTCGATGATGTGTATTCGAGAATGTTCATGATGTATCGACTGTTTGTTAGATCGAGTCCTTCTGTGAATACCTTGATACAAGCgagaatagaggtggactattctAAATTATTCTGGTACctaataacttgtatatataagctGCGCTGATTTTAAATTAGTTTAGTTAATAAGATAATATCGTATTGGTAActgataaataaatatatttacataaattacaaCAGCTCGTTTTATTAGTAAAACGCTACAATATCTATAGCCAATCAACAAATGTCGGTCATATTTATACCGGCGTTACTAATGTATGAGTATACTCAGTCCTCGCCTACAATAGCCACTAAATTAAATCCATAAATGTTGCCAGTCTCCTACCGCTTACTAAGTATAGATGCTGGTTGGTAAATCTCTTCATTAAAATTTAGACCATATAAGCATTTTATGGCACTTTCTAGTATTTTTAGAAGAATTATCAAATAACAATGATTAAAGTTTCTCGTATTTTACATTTATGTCATATATTTTCAGCACAATTTAGTACTTTTTCAGATTGTTACTTGTTTTAGTGGGGCTAGCGTTATCTTAACGGCACAAAATCTGCCAGAATGTCTACTACTCGAAATGCCACGAAAGGTACTACAAAAATATGGAATCATCTATAAAGTAGTTAATGACACCTACACCTATATAAATGTACACTCTGGTACTACTGTTTTGCACCAAGCTGCAGAATTGAATATAACGTGTATAGCAAGAGTTATTTTAGATAGAGGTGCTGATATTAATGCACAAGATTCTAGGGGAAAAACTGCTCTACATATTGCCGTTGACAATTTTCAATATCATATGGTCGAATTTCTAATATTAAATGGtgcaaatattaatataaaagatAACTATGGACATGTTCCTTTAGCGAATATCTTTTTTGATCGTTTTTTTAAATTGGATTTTCAACGAAACATGGTTAAATACATTGTTTTATGGCAATACGACCAGGAGCATCTATTTATGAAAAGTAAGTAAATACAACAATTATTATGTGTATAGTAGTAGATcgtgaattaaaaaatttatatacatattatattagcCAAAAATAGAGAAGAGACGCAGGTTCTGGGTGCACAGTGGCAAAATTCGAAAACGTGGGAACAGCTCGCCGAATAATTTTGTGCAGTGTTGcaaagttatgatataaatttAATAGATTAGCAAATGCAAGAAGTTGTAGGTAACAACAgtttctaaaatttaaaaaagggtTTGTCTTAAATGGGGAATACTTACGGATTAAACATTGAGCTAATATtattactattacaagaattaatattaatctCAGCGGTCTACCGGGTTGATCCGCGTCGATTATTATTGCATTATCATCGGAATATATACAGGTTGCCCCTTAAGcatttgtacaaaaaaaaaacactagaTTCTACACTATTTATtttacgatttaagccaatttgcttaaatataatattgatattaagaaagatacagggtgttaaagtgaaaatttaaaattttatttttcactataacttctatgtttgtaaacatatatatttagggattctacagtattcactgccttccctcgctcaaccgtttccatctctctctgttgttccattctccatcgtttagtcctctcttactcatggcgtcgtctacttcgttcctccaggattttcggggtcgtcctcttttcctccttcctatggggctccattcggttattttctttatccatctgctgtcgctagttcttcttacatgtccataccactttagtcttttttgttctatatatgttagtatgtctgtttctattgatgttctttgctttatttcgtcattacttctcctatccattcttgttactctgcagcatcttcgcaggcattccatctctgttgctactatcttactgcaggttttcttgtttatgatccaattttcagccccatatgtcataatacttcgcactaatgttttataaatctgcgtttttgtcttcatatttaggtgtctatcccaccatactgagttaagttgtcggattgctgttcttgtttgtcctaatctttgtgtaatttcttcctctgttgttgcctttttcgtgattataaaccccaggtatttgaatttatcctttcctttgattgttacgttgtcatcaatctgtagatcttctatgtcttcttcacttgtagagaggtactctgttttcgcgaggttaatatctaggccagccttggtatattcttcttgtagtttcttcatcatgtagctgaggtcgtcttggtcttgtgcaatcactacttgatcgtctgcaaaacttaatgtatataggtatttgttccgtaccggtactcccatgccttcgcattttcttttccatgtagtcaaggctttctctaagtatattttgaatagggttggagatgtggaacaaccctgcaggagcccttttgttgtggtgaagtctcctatgattcttgttcccattttaatggacactttattttctttatacagagcttttgtagcttctatgagttccgtctgtatttctaatttgtacattgcctcccaaagttctgaccttggtacagagtcatacgcctttctcaggtccacaaatgccaagtgtatatctctattttttgcttttttcttttccaacagttgttccagtgtgtatatgtggtctatgcatgatcttcctgccgtgaagcctgcctgatcctctccgattttgccttttatcgcttgctctatcttttctcgcagtatcttcccatataatcttcctattgatgatattacgcttattcctctgtagttttcaaatcgttttctatctcctttcttaaatatagatgtcatatatgccgccgtccattcctttgggagctgttctccatttatggctttctgaaatatccattgtatcatccggtgtaatttttttgatccgtattttataagctcaggtgagatgcctccagatcccggtgctttcttatttttgattgcttttatggccgttctcatttccctatctgttatttctatttcttgttgtgggaatctgcttcgtcttcgcctgttttcttttccaatgaattgtggtctttgttctgttaatagttccttgtagtagtccttccattctttgtcctgtatatttcccaatttaattttttcttttgagttttgtttcaatcctctgagtactttccatgactccgaagttcttgtacctcctatatatgtttcaatatttaagcagattctttcccattcttcattattttgctgtgttatttgttttttcacttctctatctttttctctatattctttataaacttcatcgttgtttgtagtcagccattttctgtatagttgctttttttcttggattattctttttgttggttcatttatttcataatagtgctgtttatttgttatatgttctttttccccaagggcttcgaatgctgcttgctttatactaacaatgtttgtaaacattgacgtattattataatttaaataataaaagaattaaTCCAATAGTGTAAAAATAGCCACCACCTTACTGCATAACGTTAACTGCATGAATGGTTTTGCTGAACCCCAACTTTTAAATTTGTTTCTGCGCTGTGACTTTTTAATTTCACGAAATACCTGTTTGACTGTAGCTGCTAATACTAatactttaataattaaatatggtataatttcactatttgagagagtgagtcatcgtttaaaggcccaaaaatgcggaaagctgtttggaaatccagtgacgtacacttacttttattttaacgttaattatattttatttttcaaatattaatgttcgaaataggccacaatatatttatttacaagtttttactgacgtttcgatctctatatccaaagaccgctttcaaagatataaatgatagtaatatttattttatttgtttattattatatatttttataatcttatattgtttattttctttttttttctatctttaaaaatggaatagagatcgaaacgtcaatgtattaaacatgtaaatagatatattgtgccttatgtccaaccttctccctaaaaatacagaatgccacaaacaagcagctatagaaaaataaatatatctgtcatttgtatgtttgaaaacggtctctttatagagatcgaaacgtccgtaaattaaacatttaaataaatatattgtggcttattcccaacatcatttctaaaaatacagaacgacaagcgaaaagccatagaaaataaatagtactatcatttgtataattgaaaacggtctctggatatagagatcgaaacgtcaataaataaacatatgaataaatattttgtggctcattccctacattcccctaaaaatacagaatgccacaaacaaaaagctataaaaaagaagtaattttgcagaaagtttactgatgccaaccggctgtcgcggaagttacgctaaaacgtcttttgacgtgacccgtccttaaacagttacacaataaaatttttttaaaacaaattttaagacagtttccacaccaccccagaggtatgtcttgtggcgcgatactttttttaaatgggtgttcgccaagagccatattgtcttattaaataaaatgaacaaaacacttaaacagtataaaacaaaacaaaataaaatcctataaaacaaaataaaattctataaaaacaaaataaaaataatgtttgatgtgtttaaacacaaacactatacacacttactatgttcttctcgttttttttttgtttttggtttttttatgctgatgttcttattaaactattagaaaatattattcgctgtctaaacctgaagatacagtgctgctatcgctgtcattatcttcaccacctgatgtaattataattggctctagtaaaactttgatataagtgtcaagttcccacatacgatgttcttctttaattatgtagcctatacatttagcccatttcgctggagttacatggaggattgcttgaatcaaaagtttcttaatttcgtttaatttgaacgttttgttattgcgtgctacatcTCCTTTCACTtactcccagataagttcaatgggattaagttcgcaatgataaggtggtagacgcagaactttgacaccataatcttttgcagtttcatctacagcatatttaagatattcaattttccttaaccgtgcaatgtcaaggagctaaattttttgagcattgattcttcgtatgcaatccccttttctgtaagccattcttgaatcctccctttcaatttctttaataatcacctgttttttttaactcaaattgaagaaaaccatcatcaagaaaccctgtatcacttcctatatgggtgacgattaaacgccgtccctttcctgatggagcttttaatcctatatatcagccttctataaatgcttcgcgtttacttttgacatttaaatcttgccaaacttttccaactgtatgaccttttccaaccttggttaatccaggtttcatccaaataacatattttgcgtccagtgctgcgaattttgcgtatttcttctaaatattttcttctccgcacaataattttatttttttctaatagcatactttttctgttgagttttacatatcgaaagttcatttcacgcatggtcctggttaagactctacgagatatcttgggtaagaagtcatcgttttcgagctcttgagaaatatttttcagtgttggaatttcattccgaaaataaaatgaatgaatttttcgacgtataatattccttgtctcgtcatccaaaacaatgcttttcctacctctagttttacctttttcttgctttttattttccgatgtatttttaagtacacgataaatacagctaacggatacttttattaaactgctacaaatgtcgaccgcttggctaacatttaattccatttttctgccgacaattgcttcataaacgtttcgtattattaccttctcttcggacgttaacattttccgtctcttttgcggcatttcatttttggaatcaacatcagaattttgcagtcttctcttggaacaactcggtttttcgtccaactccaataaaactcaaaccaaataatcacagaatataactaaacatttactataaaacgacaaactataacactcgtattatcaataacacgttttatcaataacacaaacttatcgcataaaataccctactcTCAGAtacgccaatgtaaataacctattgttgatgggcactcgctcgacaaaaactagtttgacGGTTTTCTGTGGACCTGAATTGAAACGgggttccgtcgctaattccaaagttgccaaacgattgaaaaatattgttttaaaatatcgatttttattttataaatttaaatatgtaacgaaacggaacatataaataaaatttatttcattacaattttgtgcttaatttttactattgaaaagatcaagttttttgtatttttatgacggtaataatcgctgcatggaagaatacaggttttgtatgactataattactacttgtgaacaagaattggctacactgttcgacaacttctggtcaagtctactatagagaagcacaaataaatatactactttatatattctgtaatttcttatgaggaaacgcaaattgcaatcgagaaaacaggcagttttcgagggccgctgtgtacattaaaatttgaggatattccgcgtttaaactatgatatcactcttctaaattgagggtttctactttagtATATTAGTTTAATCGTGTACtgtaattaattttttctgtcagaatgtttattatttgcttttctgcctgtttaattttttttattggtaattataggtttttttttattttaatatggcGACGCCTCCCATGTAGAGTTATATAGATGCGCGCCCCATAGGTTGATAAACGATGCATTAATCTTTAAACCGTCATATTTTTTTAGGTTCTAGAACAGGTTCTCCAATACAACTTTTGTGGGACAATTGTGAAGATGCTGTTAATAAAATGAAAGATTTTGTCTTTGAGGGGAGTAATATTTCCTTATACACAATCCTCAGACACATTTTTAATCAACACCGACTTGCAAACTACCTAAAAAGAAGATCAATAATCCAATCCTTGTCAGATTGGATCAGTAATGATATATATTGCACAATATTTCCGGAGTATGAAAAGGTTATAGAGACGATTCCACATAATTTGAAGGCTGCCGAAGAAAGAAATTTAATTATAGATGAACTTATTTTGGTATTTAATGGAATTTTGCCTCAGTTGCCTCCAGAAATAGTTGTTAAAATTTGTAGTTACCTAAATAcctatgatttaaaaaatttcatGCTGTCCGTCTGTAAAATCAGTTGataaaattaattgtaatatattttacattaatatgttaaaaaaaaaataaagacattaaaAAATTAATCCAGATTAAATATCTTAACTCTGCAACATCTTTTACTATTATCAATAAAGTAAATGCATCTTACTATGCGTACATTAAACTAAGAACTTCATAGTTTTATTAAGCTTCTTACCGTACGATCGAACTTTAAATGATTCTCGAGGCAAGATACCTATATAGATAATCTATTAAACCTTAAAATGTCTTAAAaactcaaaatacaaaattttgagaacgatttccgaagtgaaaattgaaacgtcaataaacgtattttaacctttaattgtggcttattctcatttaaatagtaattaattctgTTATCGGTTATTAGCTTTGATATTTAGGATTTCGTGGACAATCATTTTCTAAATAAGTGTTTAGTGATACTCGTTCTTACTTTATAATGTAATGAAAGTCTTCTgaaagtaataaaattttaattctgATCTATATAAACTACATGCGAAATCTAAAAATCTTTTTATTGTTGTCGTGCTTTTCGAAAACAAATAGTAAGTGACCAGTACTATTTCTCAATGGCGTTGAAAGTTTCGTCCTGAACAAGAAGAATTCTTGATTAGGTTGATCGAATTGCTGCTTCAAATTGTGGTGAATAAATTTAACTGTTGTTTTACATGACGATATATTTTCCAATAATCCTGAAAATCTATTTGGTACCTGTTTAGTTGTGCAGACTACTTAATGAAGATGTGAATGAGGTAACGCTAGAGGTTAGATAACTTGGAAGACATCAACATCAGCTTCCAAGATATGTTCTTTGGTAAAGATGATACTATGTGGCTGAAGGAacctaccatcaaaaaaaaatcgtttaaaaaatataatagggAAACCACCAGGACCTGCTCCATCAATATTGTCCTCATGCTACATGGCAGACCTCTTTAAGCTTTTCATTTTTCCTAAAATTATTGAATGAATAGTCACTTATACTAACCAGAGGTGTAGTTTAGAAATACAAAACTTTAATAATGAAAATTTCTTGGTGTGGAAAAATGTACATCAAACAGTTATATGCGTTCATAGGTTTACTAATCTATGCTGGATTTTCGAAAAGTAACCGCGAGCCAGTAAAGATGCTGTGAAATGAAGATTTCCGGATGCTCCGAAGTCGTTTTTCTTAAATATCAAGTTTTATGTGATTTTGATGACATAAATACCAGGCAAGAACGAAGAAAGAtagataataaatccgtaaaatagtttcgaaacacaattcattttatcgttgcttcacaaagacaggaaaagattaattttcacgttgagaaagcctatgaataactgttctgatgagctttattaaagcgaaatacgtatcaacagatacatagactatttttgcgtgaaaggaaatcttgactgtctttaattttaaagatagatAAATTGGCATCAATCCGCGATCTATtcgagatatttgcaaaaaattgacagaggcagttagattagattagattaagagaggtggcctttcggcctattccactgcgaccttttcagatctattgtggtcctctagtcctagataacattctctagcctgaccctttttataaagtctagtagcttcgagactgtagcttccatgtagctatttgccggtggattttctcctcctaatgcaaagaaccgcacatttgccagactgtcacactgacataaaatgtgctctgctgtttcttcttcgaggtgacagaatttgcataggtcatcatctgataatcccatcagcttcaagtgcctattcagcttacagtgccctgttagaagacctactatgaccttgactgttttcctgtctttgcttattaggtctgccgttaattttggcgaatgttctgtaatgaactgtttcgcctgtctttgtcctggtgaattcctccaccattccagagatttgtgagctacccacttccttgtagccgttcttgttactgatttagcaactccgcagaagggttccggtacaatgaatggcaatgatgagccttgtttggccatttcatctgctttttcattgcccttatgaccctcgtgccccggtacccaggctgccgtaaccttgctacggcctcctagtttatttagggcacacacgcaatcccatactagcttagaattgacctctacagaattgagtgccttaagcgctgcctgactatctgtgaagatggcaactgaacaaaacgttctttcctgcctttctatttcttccacgcagtgatggattgcagttatttccgcctggaaaactgtcacatccttagatagatttaccgggaaatctatcccttgatttgtccctactatgccggctcccacaccctccgatgttcttgagccatccgtgtacccatacaagcagcagcttgtatgggtacacctttattccagtcttccctgcctggtatcttaattgtgaacttattgttaaagctatatctcgtaactgttgcatcgatagatttccccatcacaatatcggcgtttagctcctcgattagctttctgttgtcagtaccatgcatctggcttatatgtcgctgactatggattaatctgtgcatcacggatctggcttcgccctgtataaagatatgaagtggtggtagattcaacacgacttccagcgatgcagtagaagttgtttttaaggcccccgtaatacacaagcatgctagcctttgtgtattacctagcagccttattgctcccacttgctgcgtctttgtccaccacgtcaccgagccataggttatcatgggtctaataacccttgtatataaccatagagtcattttggggttaagtccccaattcttaccgcacattcttctacatctgcccaaggacatagtagctttctgtgtggtttttagaatgtgagtattccatgtaagcctatgatcaaaatataccccaaggtattttgtttctttggcaaatgaaatctctgttcttcccagcaccggtggttttaggccttgtagtgctgtttttttggtgaagttgacaagTTGtattttctgagcattgactatcagtctctcttgtttacacaagtcgtcaactatatttagggctgcttgcattctctcagacgctacttgagcaaacctgcccctgacaacgattgctatatcgtcagcatatcccagacaataaaagccttctgtggacagatttctgtggagatcatctaccaaagttgcccaaagtagaggggacagaactcctccttgtggacagcctccacctacttttgctttgatggttgctttacccagagtggacattactgtcctattctccagacatgcccttatccatctgcatattaccgcaggtgcgcctcgtctactcatagcccctatcaaagagctggtggtaacattattaaatgccccttctatatctaaaaaagcggccattgctatctctttgccttccattgactttgaaataagcctatttagatcatccaacgcagaTTGCAAcatttaccaggttggtatgcatattgacgattgcttagaggattatcttttagcacttcgtctctaatgtacctatcaagaagcctCTCCAgtgtttttaatagaaaagaagataggcttatcggtctatatgactttggtgttaggtctgatactttacctaccttaggcaagtatatgactttgaccttttgccatatttccggtacgaCCCCCCATGCTAAACTTGCTTTGAGGAGCTTGCataggtgtggtatcaatacctctaatcccatatgcaacagtattggatatatgccatctgtccctggagacttatatggccgaaacttatttattacccatctaattctgtttggtcttgtgattgctgtggctatttcccaatctgtagaccttggtctagtgagcctttggtctatgttggtttgcctatctgcatcatccagaattgttgagcccggaaagtgcgtgttcattagttctctaagactttcctctttggtgtccgtaaatttgccaTTAGCTTTCTTTAGGAAACCTACTTCTTTGGTTGTAGCACCATCCTTTGCCAGGACTTTATGGATTCGAGAACATGCCGGGATATCTGTAATCTCCTCGCAAAACTCTCTCCATGAATTCCTTTTGGCTTTCCGAATTTCTTTATTGTGTACCGTTAGCTTATACCTGTAGGCATCCCAATCTTGGTTACTGTTGGCTTTATTAAATAGGCTTCGGTCTTCCGACCTCATCTTCTTTAATCCGTTGTTCCACCAGACTGTATTACTGCCCGtacttttccttattttttgtgGACAATTTTCCTGGTAAGCCGCCATTATAGCTTCGCTTATCGTTTCTGCCGCCGAATCTATAACCTCTGGGCTTTTAAACGAAATCGTACATTCCTCGAGATTTTTACTGAGGGACTCCCTATATCCTACCCAGTTTGTATCCCTAGGATTCCTGTATTTAATTCCCGATGGAAAAATATCAAGGTCAAATCGTATATGTCTGTGATCCGAACATGAGGGTTCGTCAGACACAACCCAATTTGTTATTATATCACTTATCCTGCTCGTGCAGAGTGTTAAATCTAACACTTCTTTGCGTGCCTTAGTGACAAAAGTTGGCTTGTTTCCTATATTGGATATAACCAAACCTTTGAATAAGATGAAATTCAAAATAGACTCACCCCTTGCATTAATGTTTGTGCTTCCCCACACGGTGTGGTGTGCGTTGGAATCACATCCTATAATGAGTTGTAATCCTTTTCCTAGACAATATGCAACTATGTCGCTTATAATGCTTAGTGGACACAGAGCCTCATCACCTGAAAATTAGGCTGAACACACCATCAGTTTCTTCTCTCCTACTTCCGTGGTTATAGTTAGAACAGCTGTAACAATATCATCAGTGCAGAGCACC from Diabrotica undecimpunctata isolate CICGRU chromosome 4, icDiaUnde3, whole genome shotgun sequence encodes:
- the LOC140438444 gene encoding uncharacterized protein isoform X2 — protein: MSDVNSKNNSGFTPLHEAVYAENVKMAKWSIINRGSKSDYTISIPRVLYSFYDNTGSKFLKHSRWDPPTCLMKDTTTMVRILVEAGADVNQQTVEGWTALHFAVERSLVDVIDILLQNGASVILTAQNLPECLLLEMPRKVLQKYGIIYKVVNDTYTYINVHSGTTVLHQAAELNITCIARVILDRGADINAQDSRGKTALHIAVDNFQYHMVEFLILNGANINIKDNYGHVPLANIFFDRFFKLDFQRNMVKYIVLWQYDQEHLFMKSSRTGSPIQLLWDNCEDAVNKMKDFVFEGSNISLYTILRHIFNQHRLANYLKRRSIIQSLSDWISNDIYCTIFPEYEKVIETIPHNLKAAEERNLIIDELILVFNGILPQLPPEIVVKICSYLNTYDLKNFMLSVCKIS
- the LOC140438444 gene encoding transient receptor potential cation channel subfamily A member 1-like isoform X1 translates to MEEKRPDQPRLKLIYQRYYQLKLRKKFGKIDLNSRDIWNNTPLHNALKYGNEELAGWLIKSGACVNNVDTGGNTPLHLAARFGTTSIYTVRLLLKHMSDVNSKNNSGFTPLHEAVYAENVKMAKWSIINRGSKSDYTISIPRVLYSFYDNTGSKFLKHSRWDPPTCLMKDTTTMVRILVEAGADVNQQTVEGWTALHFAVERSLVDVIDILLQNGASVILTAQNLPECLLLEMPRKVLQKYGIIYKVVNDTYTYINVHSGTTVLHQAAELNITCIARVILDRGADINAQDSRGKTALHIAVDNFQYHMVEFLILNGANINIKDNYGHVPLANIFFDRFFKLDFQRNMVKYIVLWQYDQEHLFMKSSRTGSPIQLLWDNCEDAVNKMKDFVFEGSNISLYTILRHIFNQHRLANYLKRRSIIQSLSDWISNDIYCTIFPEYEKVIETIPHNLKAAEERNLIIDELILVFNGILPQLPPEIVVKICSYLNTYDLKNFMLSVCKIS